ATAGTGGCAATAGACCAAGGTGTTACTAAATCTAGTATACCCGTATCTAACCATTGTTTCTTATTTTCAGCTTTTTTAGCAATCTTTCCACCAGTTGGTTGTATGATACCATCCATGTTAATGTCACCTTTTAAGGCTTCCTCAATACCATCTTCCATAATATCTATGATTTCTTTCATGTAATTCATAATTTCCTCTTTAGACCAACCGCTTCTTGCTGATTCATACATGATGGCTAGTTCCCATAATTCCTTATTTTCTCTCTTACCAATTTCAAGCATCTCAGCAGCAGATTTAAAAGGAACTGGTTCGTGTCTGTTTGATAATACAGTAAGTACTGGGTTAATTTGTTTTATCCTTGTTACATTTTTTAAAGTCTTTATTTTATCTACAGAATCATCAGTTGGTTTATTTTTTGTTTTTCCATTAATTAATCCACGATTATCTAATGTGGAGAAACTAATTTCTTCCACATGACCTACAAGTTTTTTTATTTCATCACATAAATTTATTAAATCATCTTTTGATGCATTTTCAGTAAATACTAATAACTCGTGAGCATCTCCTACAATAGATACAGAAAGGTCATCAATAGATAATAGTTTTACAGTTCCACCACCTGTAGAATCTGCTCGTACAAGAACCTCTTCCCCTTCTTCACTAGTCATGGTTATTCTAGATATGTTAGGGACTATGGCTTCAAAGTCACTTATTCTAAATTCAATATCTACATCCATTTCTCTAGCATCAATATTTGATCTACGAAGTTTAGGGTCTTCAGGGCGTCTACCTAAAAGGCCAGAGATAAATCCTAAATCAGACTTTTGTCCTTTATACATATTTGTATAAGCACCTTCTCTCGCAAATTCAACAACAGCCTTTTTTAAATTCCCATCTAATAGCTGACTACTTAAATAGCCTATTCTAGCAGGTCCACAGGTATGAGAACTAGAAGGCCCTACCATAATTGGACCTATAATATCATTAAAGATACTTGGATTCTGTCTTGTCATAAAAAAACCTCCTTAAGAGTTAAGTTTATATATGAAATTCAGCTATAGAGCAGTAATATTTAAATATCTATTATGGGGAATGGAATTCACAAGAATGAAAAAATAAAGATATTATTTGTGATAATAAATAAGTGATTTTCAAAAATATAAAAAAATAAAGCGTGTATTTTCACGATATGAATTTTAAAATGTGTAAAAAAGAATGATTTATCACTAAGTATACAATACGTATATAATGGATTTCAATATAAAATTTCAAATTCATGAAAAAAATACCAAATAAAAATTTCATTAATGTATATACTAGTATAGTGTAAAGTTTATGGGATATATTGGGTAAAACTTGTGAAGGAATATAAATTTATAGTATAATAGAATGAAATTTTGTCTTAATATATACATGATGAATTTACATCTGTTTACAAACAATATAAAATGTGGGTAGTATGTGATAGGAATATGTAATATGGCCGGGAGGTATATAATG
This window of the Anaeromicrobium sediminis genome carries:
- a CDS encoding L-serine ammonia-lyase, iron-sulfur-dependent, subunit alpha; amino-acid sequence: MTRQNPSIFNDIIGPIMVGPSSSHTCGPARIGYLSSQLLDGNLKKAVVEFAREGAYTNMYKGQKSDLGFISGLLGRRPEDPKLRRSNIDAREMDVDIEFRISDFEAIVPNISRITMTSEEGEEVLVRADSTGGGTVKLLSIDDLSVSIVGDAHELLVFTENASKDDLINLCDEIKKLVGHVEEISFSTLDNRGLINGKTKNKPTDDSVDKIKTLKNVTRIKQINPVLTVLSNRHEPVPFKSAAEMLEIGKRENKELWELAIMYESARSGWSKEEIMNYMKEIIDIMEDGIEEALKGDINMDGIIQPTGGKIAKKAENKKQWLDTGILDLVTPWSIATMEYSSAMGVVLCAPTGGSAGVIPGVILGTAKKLGVSEEDKIKAMLATAVIGICMSKDHNYSAELYGCQVEPGAASAMAAGGLMHYLGGTTEQALNAASIAIQNILGTICDPVAGLVQVPCISRNAMSAANAVVSANIVMGGFDGCIPLDESAETMFRVGAQLPSELRCTCNGGLCITPTGQKLAKEQDERDALRDVGAIEALA